GCGTTTGAAATTGCTTTTAGTCAACAATTCCAACGCGCGAACCCGCTTGCGGGTTCGATCTTCGGGGAGCTTTTCTTCGAAATTAGTCGTAATTCCTGCGGCCATGCGATTTCTGGACAGACACTAGCTATTGAGCGAAACGCCTTGCTCGCTGGCAAGTTGCTGTGCTTTCGCTTTCAGGTCGTCAGGCATTCGCAACGTGATTGTCGCCACTGAACGTAATCTCCACAAACTGCACTCGGTCAATCGCCACAGATGGTAGTCTACCGATCGTTCCTTCGCGATTCGACAGAGAAATGGATCATCATGACTGACGCAAAGAAAACCAACCTGATTGAGTTGCTCGATTCGCTCGTGATGGCGGCGGTTCCGAAGGCGTCGAAGGTCGCCAAATACGGTGGGACGCTTTACACGCTGAAACCAGAGGAGAAGGAAGGGCAGTTTTGCGGCGTGTTTCCCTACAAAGCGCACGTTCAGTTGTCGTTCGCTCAAGGTTCGTCGCTCGACGATCCCGATGGTTTGCTCGAAGGTGGCGGCAAGTTCCGGCGGCACCTGACGTACAAAAGCCTCGATGATGTCGATGCAAAGATCGTGAAGCGATTTTGCAAAGCCGCCATCAAGCTGTGAGATGAACGGAAGGTTTGGTTTGCTTCGTCGGTATAGTTCACTGCCCGCCCCAATCCTCTTGCCGTGATCACCAAGCATGAAACCGCTCTTTCGATTTGCCGCCGTACTCTTGTTCGCTGTCCTCACGGTACCGGCCGCGGAAGCACAAACGATGACCAGCCTGTTCGACTTTGCCCAATCTGCTGACACACAGTCCAGTGACGCGGCCAAGTGGCAGATCGTCAACGACGGCGTCATGGGCGGGCGATCAAGCAGCCAAGCGTCGATTGTCAAATTGGACACGGGTGAAGACGCGATGCGGTTCGCCGGCAACCTGTCGCTTGAAAACAACGGCGGGTTCGCGTCAGTACGCTCGGGGCCCAGCGGTTCACTCGGTCTCGATCCCGGCGAGACGATCGTGTTGCGAGTCAAAGGCGACGGACGTCGCTACACGTTCAATCTCTACACGCCCGATCGCCGGACGGCATTCTCCTACCAGATGGAATTCGCCACGACCGCCGGCCAGTGGACGGAAGTCAAACTGCCGATCGACCAGTTCGTCGCTCACTCCTTCGGCCGCCGCATACCCGGCATGAAGCTGAGGCCCAGCCAAGTGCAATCCATCGGTATTTTGCTCGGCGACAAGAAACCGGGACCGTTCGAGATCTTGATCGACTCGATCATGGTTCAGTGAAATGAGTGAGAAGCAAAAGATGCTCGCCGGCGAACCTTACGACCCGGCTGATCCAGAACTGACGGCCGATCGCCTGCACACGCGGAAGCTACTCCATACGCTGAACCATGCCGAACCGGGAGACACCGAACGCATGAGAAACGTTTGCCGCGAACTGTTCGGCAGCGGCGGAGACACGGTTTGGCTTGAACCGCCTTTTCGATGCGATTACGGAACCAACATCTATCTCGGCGAGAAGGTTTACTTCAACTTCGACTGCGTGATCTTGGACGTTTGCGAAGTTCGGATCGGCAGCCATGTGTTTGTTGCACCCGGCGTTCACATCTACACCGCCACGCATCCGCTGGACGCTGAACTGCGCCGAACTCAAGAGTTCGGTAAGCCCGTCACGATCGGAGACGATGTGTGGATCGGCGGCAAAGCGATCATCTGCCCTGGCGTGACCATCGGAGATCGCAGCGTCATTGGTGCCGGCAGCGTAGTCACGAAGGATGTGCCGGCCAATGTCGTCGTCGCGGGCAATCCGGCGAAAGTAATTCGTTCGCTCTTCTAGCTCAGAGCCAACAGCACGAGCACGCAGCTTCCGTCGTCGATGACGTTGATGGCCGGCTCACTAGGGCGTGATGCAATTGAGGCCAGCGAACAACACAAAATCCTTCGGGTTCGTCGTCAGGATTGAATGAACTCCAGCAGAGAAGTACGTCGTCGCGAGCAAGGTGTCGAGCAACCGCTTGCGACCGAGTTGATGCTGCCGATGCCAATCAATGAATTGCATTGTCGCGTCGCTATCAGGAAATACGTGATCCACTTCGTTGGCGTTCCACCACTGCTCGGCAAGGTCGCGAGCATCGTCGACCGACAATGGTTGCGAAAAGCGTTTTGGATCAGTCACGATGTGGATGAGTTCTGCCAGAACTTGCGGAGTCAGCGAGAACCGATCGCCGTTATTGAGCAACCGTGCGAGTGTCGCTTTTGCATTTTGATGAAGCGGATGTTGGGTGATAGCGGCCGCAACGAGGAACCCAGTATCCAGTCCATGGTTCAATTTTGCTGCTCCAGCATTTCATCAAGCAGGTCGCTGTTAGCCTCATCATACGAGAGGACTTGACCAACATTCGCCGCAGGAATGTCAAGCACGCTCTGTGACTTTCCCGATGGTCGGTGTTCACCGACACGCTGTGCCAGCCAAACCAACAGTTCTCGCTGTTGGTCGGGAGGCAAAGAGGCCGCCGCTGCTTCGATTTGACTTAGATTTTCCATTCCTGCATTTTCATCTGAGTGACGCGATATTGCAAGCCAGAATCCTTGCTTGTTGATGTTACAGCGGTCAGTTCAGCCAAGGGGGCTGTCGCATTTGCTTGTCGATTCCCAGAACAAACTGTCTGACGCATTTCACCGTCGAATTGAGATCAGCGACTTCGAGAGACAGCGTTACGCCTTTCTTGTTTCGTCCGTTTCGATGCACAATATGGTGTCGCTTGTCAATTGATTTTTGCAAAACGCGAAGATCGTCCTCGCTCGGGAACTGCACTCGCAATACGGTCTCAAACATCTTTTGCACGACGAATAGATTGTGATAGATAACGTCCAAGAGATACTTCTTGACGTTGTTTGCGGCATTGATGTCCCAGTCGACGATTTCCGCAATACTGTACTTCTTCTCCTTGAAAGCTGGCGTCGTCAGCATAACCGAGTTTCGCAGTTCTTTTGAGGGAACGACGGTGTTGATGAAGGAATCTGATAGGTACGTTTCCATTGAAGCGATCAAACCCGCGTGAATCAGTCGGTACAGTGCTTGCTGAGAATCTTCATCAGAAATTTCGATGAAGACCAGCTTTGACAAACTTGCGACCGACTCTTCAAACGTTTCAAGATAGGAAACATTGCCAGCAACGGAATCGCTCAAGGCTTCCTGGATCAGTGTGTCTCTCGCGATTCGGTTGCACTGGGGGCAAGTGCGACGATTAACGCGGTTCTGTACCGACTCTGACCAAACATGATCTGGGTTGACGTCACATTGCCACCAAAACTTCTTCGCACTCTGTCGTCGTACGTCGAAAGGAGTTTCCGGCGCGTTCTTTGTCGCGTGCCACGACTTCGCAATTTCAGGCTCAACATTTGCAAGGCATGTCTTGGAATCCGCCAACAGTCCACTGCAATAGGGGCAGCCCGATCCTTTCGTCCGCTGCCAGACGTAAGCCGACCAAACGTGTTCTTCGTCGTTTCTGCATTGCCACCAAACCTTCTTTCCACTGCCGGACCCCAAATGCTCTGGGACAATCGTCCCGTTTTTTGTTGGATGCCACTCCGCCGATAGTTCGGGGCGCTTCGTTGCGATTGAATCCTCCAGAGCAACTCTGCTGGGTCTTCCCGATGTCTGAGGAGCACATTCTGGGCAAGCATGC
The nucleotide sequence above comes from Rubripirellula tenax. Encoded proteins:
- a CDS encoding CIA30 family protein; the encoded protein is MKPLFRFAAVLLFAVLTVPAAEAQTMTSLFDFAQSADTQSSDAAKWQIVNDGVMGGRSSSQASIVKLDTGEDAMRFAGNLSLENNGGFASVRSGPSGSLGLDPGETIVLRVKGDGRRYTFNLYTPDRRTAFSYQMEFATTAGQWTEVKLPIDQFVAHSFGRRIPGMKLRPSQVQSIGILLGDKKPGPFEILIDSIMVQ
- a CDS encoding type II toxin-antitoxin system VapC family toxin; the encoded protein is MNHGLDTGFLVAAAITQHPLHQNAKATLARLLNNGDRFSLTPQVLAELIHIVTDPKRFSQPLSVDDARDLAEQWWNANEVDHVFPDSDATMQFIDWHRQHQLGRKRLLDTLLATTYFSAGVHSILTTNPKDFVLFAGLNCITP
- a CDS encoding DUF1801 domain-containing protein gives rise to the protein MTDAKKTNLIELLDSLVMAAVPKASKVAKYGGTLYTLKPEEKEGQFCGVFPYKAHVQLSFAQGSSLDDPDGLLEGGGKFRRHLTYKSLDDVDAKIVKRFCKAAIKL
- a CDS encoding sugar O-acetyltransferase codes for the protein MSEKQKMLAGEPYDPADPELTADRLHTRKLLHTLNHAEPGDTERMRNVCRELFGSGGDTVWLEPPFRCDYGTNIYLGEKVYFNFDCVILDVCEVRIGSHVFVAPGVHIYTATHPLDAELRRTQEFGKPVTIGDDVWIGGKAIICPGVTIGDRSVIGAGSVVTKDVPANVVVAGNPAKVIRSLF